Below is a window of Callospermophilus lateralis isolate mCalLat2 chromosome 9, mCalLat2.hap1, whole genome shotgun sequence DNA.
TAAAAATATATGCCCCTACTTTTCAGTGTTCCCATTCAACAGGAGACTTGAGCAGCTTAACAGTTTTGCTATTAAAAAACCACTCTTCTTAACAAACCAAAAACGTAAAAGGAAACCAATAAAGGACATATTTTTCACAGTTAACAATAAATAAAAGTGCACTAAGTGTTCAAGTAGGGCACGTAGTTTAAAAActacatgtgactatttggcataGGTCATCTTTTAAAGGCTCTCCGAGGGTCCCTGCCATTACTTATTGTGGTCATGACTGTTTGATTATTAGCAGCTCCTGGTAGCTGTGTATTGATAGGTCCCCGGACATTGCTTCTACCAGCATATGAAAGTTGGTATCCCCTTGATTCAGGGCCAGTTTGAAGGCTATTTcctaaaaaagaatacaaaaaaatCATCATTATCTTCAGAAGAGGTCTATAATATAATCTATGTAACTACACATATTTTAAGTTccaatattaattaattaattaattaattaatgcttTTAAATATTCGGGAAAACAAACTTCTTTTTACACTGGAAAAAAATGCTAGTTTTAGGTTTTTACAATGTATCAGTATTATAAATACAACTTGACATTGTGTTAGTAGTGGAAAAAAGCCAATTTGGGCAACAAGATTAGAAAAGGAacggggaaaaaaaaacatatgcacTGCttatactacaaaaaaaaaaaaaaaaaggcaaaaaatgTTGAGTACCAACATTTTTGCTCAAATATGGTTAATTTTTCAAAACAGACAACATAATCCTTTTTTAGACAGCACAGTGTGATGATCAGTTGTGCCAAAATATGCAATCAGGTCaaataaaatatcatttattctaatgaaatctaatgactttttcttaataaaaacttgggaaaaaaaaaaaaaaaaaaaaaacctttaacagGGGTTACAAGGACCTGTTAGGATAAAGGCCAATCTTTCAAAAAGGCAGTTAATAATATATGAAAATTTAAGGTGTTAATTTACTATTACTTTTCAGAACTATTAATATGAATATCAGCTTTCAATGTACCAACATAACCACTAATACTGTATCTATTATAAATAACTAGATTacagaaattttataaaaataagtggAAAAATAGTATCAGACATCTTCACAGATACACCAGTCTTTTGTATTAGTCAATGTTCAATATTATATTCTCTGAAATTGgtccaaatatttataaaatgtgtTCAGTAAATTGGCTTGCAAGTACACATTATTTGCCTTCTAGAAAACATTTGGAGATTCCCTTTTTATTGGTATTTCACCTTTAGTACTTACTTATGCCTAAAGATAttcttttcctctcaatctttcaCACTTCCCATAATGTATATACCTaatcacaaattaaaaaaaaaaaaaaaaaaaaaacttacccaCTGATCCAAATGTACCTGTACCTATATTACTATTCATGGAATTAGTCTTCTGTTCATTgtgtgccttaaaaaaaaaaaaaaggtttaaacaaatgaagattaaaataACACTCATTATTACAAACTTATTATACCCTTTTTAAAGTTTTAGTGGTTTTGTAAAATTAtcttttaacaattttttaaaaaatttgtccaAGTCCATTCAATGGTAAAAGATTCAAGAATGTTCCCCAAACCTTTTTTTTAGCTTCTATTACATCCTGTATTTCCTGACATGACTCCTCACTCCAAAAAATCTAAatggtacatatatatatatatctgtaataTTCTATGCCCTAAACAGACTCATTGAGTATTTTTAATGAAAGTTACTTTAAAGATTACTTTTTTACAATTCTCTTCATTACATTCAGGGTATCATAGAATTAGCCTCAGTACAGAATTATAGTTCACAGTCATATTAGCCCAATCATAAACATGTACTCTATATTTGGATTAATTACCCCTTTGTTCTGCGGTCCTCGATAATCTGGGTTGGGCTCACTGAAATTTGGCACTTCTGAATAAACCATacaaaatctgaaagaaaataaaggacaaGTTAAATAGACTTCTGAAATTAATCAACCTTTCCTTAATATTCCTAAGGTTTGGTAATGAAGAATTTAGGTGTCAAATGAATAACAAAATGCTAACTAATGCTATTCATTATAACCAAAGTCTCTAAAATCAGTATATCCCATTAAACATCAAATATCCAACTATCTACAACACATAAAACATTCTATTTCATATTTAAATTCTtctatactgaaaaaaaaaaaaatcatgacaaaggatttttggacacaaaaacaaaTCTTTGTCCAGTTTTTCCAGACAGGCTGATGCTAGTGAACTGTGTTTAGGGTTCCAGAATGGTTTCTCCAGCAGTGGTGATGGATTTGCACTGATCCATTCACACACTCTCATCCAGTCCCTCTTTTGACCAATCACTTCGAATCTGCAAAGATAATCATCCAAGGTTAAGAGTGGATTCTGGGTGATAAGGACAGATAACTGGCTATATTAAGCCACCAGTTTATATCGGAGCTTATTGTGACTACATGATATGTACTTActgacaaatatgtattttcttaGTTCCTTAACCCACTAAAAAGAAACTAGAATCCATTTTAGGTAATCCTAAACTGACCCTGACAAAGAGCAGTCATAAGAAATTAAGTGACCTATGGTTCTTCATTTAACCAACCATCAAACATTATTGTAAATATCTCTGCATACATGAAGGTCAGGACAGGTTTGATAATACTGACCCTAAACCTTTCATAATATTTAGTGCTAATAATACCACTCTACATATAAACATgagtggatccaaattttttcctCTAGCAAAGACAAAGTGTTACTTCAGTCTCTGATCTTTAAAAAAGCTTGTAAGCTCATTTTCATCATTAACAATTTTCTCCCAACAAAGTACCTCATCCTCTCAGTTtgagttttttctttttgatgccATTTATGACTTCTCTCTAAATATCCTCCAATTTAATGGACATTAAGCAGATGTTTAAGCATTAACCAATAGAATGGAAAAAAGATCTGGCTCACTGCCTGTACCATATTTTATGAGCACAAGCCAAATGACTAGGCTAACATGGAGGCTGAATTACCTTTACACCCCTAGAGAGGATGGTTTCTCCAGGTCTGGGTGGAGATCATTATCAGGGTAGCAGTGTATGGAAGCTCGCAttgcggctgcctgcaccatacctAGGCTGTAGATAAATAGAGGACTTCAGTTTTCATTGCTGCAAGTCCTTTTACCATGAGTACAAATTCACccatacacaaaaagaaaaagaacatgtaAACTCATGGCCAGAAATTCATGCCTTGCTCTATTTTTCATGAATCACTAGAAGAGGGAATTCAATTCAAATGACACCTAAAAGATGCGTGCTTCTAAAACCTACCAGAAATAGCCCCACTGAGGCTGGTCTGAATTGCCGCTTTTACTGCTCTCTGCCAGGAAAATGGATATCCTCAACAGAGGATACTATACTAATAGCTGTTAAAACTAgtatccaccaaaaaaaaagccaattaaGTGATTTACAGTTTATACCTACCAATTATTCTGTAAACATCTGTAATTTATTCAATTGTACAAAATGCATTTTAATACTTACTCTCCAATTTTTTGAAGTTCACCACCCCTTCCAGTATAAAGTGTCAGACATCCTTTCCACATGGATGCGTATCTAAAAAGAAACGTTAATTCTttagaaaaatatgtatatttcagtCTATGTAAGTCAAATAAACCTTTATACTGTGTATTTTGTATTGAGATAGGAGTGGAAATCAAGCCCTCTGTAAATCAAATATAATTCTAACATTAACTTGCTAGTTactaaaaaatacaaagaaaattataTCACCAAATTGTGACACAATTACTTAAGTTACAAccctagaaatgaaagaaaacttcCTTTAGCAAAGCAAGCATTGTTATGCCCCAGATGATTACATCTTTAGTCAGTCAATACAGGAAAAGCTTTTAATTGCAGATATTTAAGCAGAAGTTATTTTTAGGggttgggactgtggctcagtggtggagcacttgcctcatacgtgtgaggcactgggcttgattctcagcacctcataaaaataaataaaattaaggtgttgtgtctatgttatttttattattttcagccACAAGATGTAAAAAGTTAACACCCCATGTTTCCTTTTACACTTATTGTCATGGTATAGCCAAATTTTAACTGCTTTTCTTCTACCTCCATAAGATGAAGAGTTCCCAATGAAGTGAGAAAGAGAACTTCTTTAGTTTTGAATTTTCCTTTAAATTGTACTCCTTAgccagcacagtggcacacagctaaaatcccagtggctagATAGGTTGAGgctggattgcaagtttgaggctagcctcagcatttAGCAAGAGACTCtctctataaataaaaaatacaaagggctggggatgtggcttggtggttaagtgtccctgggttgaatccccagcatcaaaaaaataaataaattgtactTCTTAGCCATTGGGCCCCTTAAATAGTACAGCTaatgagttttagcttttttgacAAATGTTTAGATGGAAACACGACTGACTGCAATATAGGAAATACTTGAAAAGAGATACTGTTTTTTGTATAAAGTAGTTTTAATCACTGGAAAAAGGATATTCTGGGGGGTCAAAAAACTTCAATTAAGCTAATCCTTACCACACTCTCCCAGGTAGGAATTTTCTTTTGTGTAAATTGAGGATGTGGAAGTTTAAAAAACATAATTAGTGTCATAATGAGTCAGTGTGTGAGAATAAAATGTCTAAGTCCTGACTCTCATTTCCTGCTTTGATGATACTCTACCTCACTTCCTGAAGATGTTGTAAGACCTAGAAGATAGTATCAAAGAGCTCTAAGTTCCTACACCCAGGGCACTCAAATATTTCCTTGGATTCGACTTACTAACCAACATCAATCTCCACCAACTTTTCCTGTAGTTATTACAATTCTATTGATCACAAAAGTTCCCAGCTTCTGTTTTCAAGACACTTTCCTGGCCTTTTGTCTTCTTAAGATAAAGATTTGGCAAAATTTTTAACAGtctatccaaaaaaaaaagtgctaaatCGTTTTTTAAAACCACCAATTTGCCACCTGAATCTTCTGAATGAAGGTATCATAGACGTCTTTCTGCCAAACTTTTTCTATGTATCATTTTGGCCTTACCACATTGACCTTAggacagaaaatagaaaaaaatcattttacagaaTGAGGCTTCCAGATATTGTCTAATTTCTGAGTACAAATTTGTACCACAGAAAATACTAAATCTTCCAATTAGTTTTCTGTCcacaaaaataagtattaaaaaaaaaaaaaactattggaaGGATTTCAAGTCATTAAAAAAGGAGGAGATAGAAATGAACTAAATATACTCAATTAAAGGTTTAGAAAAGATTATGGACTATACCAATCTACTAGAAAGACTCAAAGGCCAGTATTTTAAAACATAACTACCCTGTAAATTGGAGGAAGAAGAAATGAATTTCCTGTCTGAAACCTACAGAGTTTGCCTGCAAGGTTGGGCTGCATTCCAACGCAGCTCATTAATATTAACACCAAAGGGGCTCAAAACTTTGGAGCTGCCCACAGAAAAGGTATGGAACTTCAGTACTTGGCAGGATCCCGGGAGCCAGCCAATCCAGAATCTGCACTGTTAGGCTCACCGGCCCCCCACCCTCTTTTACACACCTACCCTCGGGTCAACCGAATAATATCCCCTGGCTGTATGAGACCTCCAATCTCATCCCACACGGAAATAGTGATGCTGCCCGTTTTATCTGCTACTTTGCACGATCTGACTTCATGGCCGTCTTTGGTTTTGGTCACGCGTCCTgtgaagatttaaaaatcaaaagggaGAGGGGCGTATTAGATTAACGAGGACGTCCGAAGAAGCTATTCCTCCTCCGTATTTTAATACTTTAGGAAAGAGGAGAGGCCGAGCCCTGGCTTCACACCGCTGTGGGATCAGAGCGCCGGCGGGGGCCACTGGGACCAcgtgggtgggggaggggatcGGGGAGGACGGGCAGGGGGGAGGGGAACCCCGGCTCGCGCCGGCGGCGTCCTTCCCTCCGAACCCGGGGCGCACATGGGGCGGTGGGGTGGGCTGCAGACCCCACTTACCTATCTCCAGGACAATAAAGACGACATTTAAGTTTTTCAGTCCGGGCTTAATATCTTTTATAAAAAGAGGTGGGTCGTTGACCCCATTCATATTGAGCAGGTGTGGCTACCGCTGCCGAGACGCGGACGGGAAGGGCGGGGACAAGGCTTCCCACCCTCCCGGGCCAGGGGCGAGGGCGGAGGGACAAACTGAAGCTGGGGTTGCCAAGAATGGGCAGAAAGCGGTTATTCAAGGGAACCAGCGCTGGCGGCACTGAGTCCAAATTGGGGGGAGGGTAAGAGGGggtaaaaaggggggggggaagcgctcacaagttcaaaattaaagaaagaaaaaaagaaaacaaaaaactcgAACCACTCCGCAAGCCAGCCGGGATCCCAAAGGGGAGACCGGGAGGCAAAGGTAA
It encodes the following:
- the Nabp1 gene encoding SOSS complex subunit B2, with protein sequence MNGVNDPPLFIKDIKPGLKNLNVVFIVLEIGRVTKTKDGHEVRSCKVADKTGSITISVWDEIGGLIQPGDIIRLTRGYASMWKGCLTLYTGRGGELQKIGEFCMVYSEVPNFSEPNPDYRGPQNKGAHNEQKTNSMNSNIGTGTFGSVGNSLQTGPESRGYQLSYAGRSNVRGPINTQLPGAANNQTVMTTISNGRDPRRAFKR